From the Maioricimonas rarisocia genome, one window contains:
- a CDS encoding flagellar biosynthetic protein FliO, which translates to MRICPNAGPRHRIFPSPLAAGLLLLLCGTWSGLASAQPGTSRGTARVLVNGGDRPVEVPAPIQAPPRIAAPSPLPFDRRPASTADDAGDSPDRATGDVTPSETEGRTPIRREEGAGTDISQRTATPMWLGVLIIAGTLAGVLLLVRFGRRLQPGPPELPTEALRQLGQQRLSPQLTLHLMQVGERVLLVGVGSDGARTLTEIDDPAEIQQIVGYCRSGQGSAASTGRKPLLAWASKNRPLRDDATPSDASLHRSDWMGRAGVATAERGTSDG; encoded by the coding sequence TTGCGAATCTGCCCGAACGCCGGCCCCCGCCACCGGATCTTCCCGTCGCCGCTCGCCGCCGGTCTGCTGCTCCTCCTGTGCGGAACATGGAGCGGGTTGGCTTCGGCTCAGCCCGGGACGTCTCGGGGAACGGCCCGCGTTCTGGTCAATGGCGGCGATCGGCCGGTCGAGGTTCCGGCTCCCATTCAGGCTCCCCCGCGGATTGCTGCTCCCTCGCCGCTCCCCTTCGATCGTCGTCCTGCCAGCACGGCCGACGACGCAGGCGACAGCCCGGATCGTGCCACCGGCGACGTCACGCCGTCTGAAACGGAGGGGCGTACGCCGATCCGTCGCGAGGAGGGCGCCGGGACGGACATATCGCAGCGCACGGCGACCCCCATGTGGCTCGGCGTTCTGATTATTGCCGGCACGCTCGCTGGGGTCCTGCTGCTCGTACGCTTCGGCCGCCGGCTGCAGCCAGGTCCTCCGGAGCTTCCGACCGAAGCGCTGCGGCAGCTCGGCCAGCAGCGTCTCTCGCCGCAGCTGACGCTGCACCTGATGCAGGTGGGTGAACGGGTGCTGCTGGTGGGGGTCGGTTCGGACGGAGCCCGTACCCTCACCGAGATCGACGACCCTGCCGAGATCCAGCAGATCGTCGGCTACTGCCGCAGCGGACAGGGTTCTGCTGCGTCGACCGGCCGCAAGCCGCTGCTCGCCTGGGCGTCGAAGAATCGCCCGCTCCGCGACGACGCGACACCCTCGGATGCATCCCTCCATCGTTCCGACTGGATGGGCCGCGCCGGCGTGGCGACGGCCGAACGGGGGACGTCTGATGGATAG
- a CDS encoding EscU/YscU/HrcU family type III secretion system export apparatus switch protein translates to MSDRTIPASQRRREEARRQGHIPRSGNLTAAVVLLILAVALLTVGDYFAGTLASLLRSGLPASPQLQLDQALVVDRIFAAATQVFLGAGLIVGLMYIAALATDLMQSGFLLTLEPLLFQWSRLSPAGNLNGQRFGRRLGSAFGHTVKVGLVAALVCWNLLRKRGETLAASTSTDLSGFLGASLSESLLQIAAVLLIVGFVDFLIVRRWHELAMRMTPDQAREEQRQSGRSAVPRRRH, encoded by the coding sequence ATGTCCGATCGCACGATTCCCGCCTCACAGCGTCGACGCGAAGAAGCCCGTCGGCAGGGTCACATCCCCCGCAGCGGCAATCTGACGGCGGCGGTCGTTCTGCTCATTCTCGCGGTCGCCCTGCTGACCGTCGGCGACTACTTCGCAGGCACACTGGCCAGCTTGCTGAGATCCGGCCTGCCGGCTTCCCCCCAACTGCAGTTGGACCAGGCGCTCGTCGTTGACCGGATCTTCGCAGCAGCAACACAGGTGTTTCTGGGCGCAGGACTGATCGTCGGCCTGATGTACATTGCCGCTCTGGCGACCGATCTGATGCAGTCCGGCTTCCTCCTCACGCTGGAGCCACTGCTGTTCCAGTGGTCCCGGCTGAGTCCGGCAGGCAACCTGAATGGACAGCGTTTTGGCCGGCGGCTCGGTTCCGCATTCGGCCACACCGTGAAGGTCGGCCTCGTTGCGGCGCTCGTGTGCTGGAATCTTCTGCGAAAACGGGGGGAGACGCTGGCCGCTTCGACCTCCACCGATCTTTCGGGATTTCTCGGCGCGTCGCTGAGTGAGAGCCTGCTGCAGATTGCCGCGGTGCTCTTGATCGTCGGTTTCGTCGACTTCCTGATCGTCCGCCGCTGGCATGAACTCGCCATGCGGATGACTCCCGACCAGGCCCGCGAAGAGCAGCGTCAATCGGGACGCTCCGCGGTACCACGTCGCAGGCACTGA
- a CDS encoding polyprenyl synthetase family protein, producing MDIASRADQIGWTENPQAADGAEPPPAAESADEQNGKPQRRKGRRRSTSHLKAVPETLKLREEIKAAAERFIEPIDKSQPFTRDELEQLGRKFLEQIGQPEKYLGFVMVMLGNFFWKRQLLAIPFERRMLLLPHCLKHAEGCPAEYDEFGLDCEKCGACSIADYKVRAEQLGYKVLVAEGSPIVLKIIVEGYVDGIVGVACLNVLEKAIDKILLAGVPSYAIPLHSGDCKNTTLDEAWVWDVLEKYEPLPEPQTNSYVPMMRESNRLFTERFDTLVPRLRSNTPEKAASPLGQTEDAAYDWLANGGKRFRPFITLAAFDAASEGNRLKAAADEQDAATFGDDVSRVAIAIETFHKASLVHDDIQDDDLFRYGRQTLHRSHGLGPAINIGDYLIGLGYRLVNSTAKTLGPDVACDIVDNMASAHIRLCDGQGAEMAWQNAPDWNISPLDALQIYALKTSPAFEAALYAGLRMAGPIDAYAEVIPQFCRQLGVGFQILNDLNDWRGDQNNKLVAGQDALALRPTVLLALALQSASDEQKRDLEQILGSAEEDDQLRLGRLRRIFSATGAFEKARALVDKSRQRAEAIADDVEPEELRKLLYFLVDTVLAEEDEPLPVADESQPLVSLPIV from the coding sequence TTGGATATTGCCTCCCGCGCCGATCAGATTGGCTGGACCGAGAATCCACAGGCTGCAGATGGCGCGGAACCTCCCCCGGCAGCCGAGTCTGCAGACGAACAGAACGGCAAGCCCCAACGTCGCAAGGGGCGCCGCCGCAGTACCAGCCATTTGAAGGCCGTCCCCGAGACGCTCAAGCTGCGCGAAGAGATCAAGGCGGCTGCGGAACGCTTCATCGAGCCGATCGACAAGTCGCAGCCCTTCACCCGCGACGAACTCGAACAGCTGGGACGGAAGTTCCTCGAACAGATCGGCCAGCCCGAGAAGTACCTGGGCTTCGTGATGGTGATGCTGGGGAACTTCTTCTGGAAGCGACAGCTGCTGGCGATTCCCTTCGAACGGCGCATGCTGCTGCTTCCCCACTGCCTCAAGCATGCCGAAGGCTGCCCCGCCGAGTACGACGAGTTCGGTCTCGACTGCGAGAAGTGCGGTGCCTGCTCGATCGCCGATTACAAGGTGCGGGCCGAACAGCTCGGCTACAAGGTCCTGGTCGCCGAGGGCTCGCCGATCGTCCTGAAGATCATCGTTGAAGGGTACGTGGACGGCATCGTTGGCGTTGCCTGCCTGAACGTCCTCGAGAAGGCAATCGACAAGATCCTGCTGGCGGGTGTTCCTTCGTACGCCATTCCACTGCACTCCGGCGACTGCAAGAACACCACGCTCGACGAAGCCTGGGTGTGGGACGTCCTCGAAAAGTACGAACCGCTCCCCGAACCGCAGACAAACAGCTACGTCCCGATGATGCGGGAATCGAACCGGCTGTTCACCGAACGGTTCGACACGCTCGTTCCGCGACTGCGAAGCAATACGCCCGAGAAGGCCGCCAGCCCGCTCGGCCAGACCGAAGACGCCGCCTACGACTGGCTGGCGAACGGCGGGAAACGGTTCCGACCGTTCATCACGCTCGCCGCGTTTGATGCCGCTTCCGAAGGTAACCGCCTCAAGGCGGCGGCCGATGAGCAGGATGCCGCCACGTTCGGCGACGACGTCAGTCGGGTGGCGATTGCCATCGAGACGTTCCACAAGGCCTCACTCGTTCACGACGACATTCAGGATGACGACCTGTTCCGCTACGGTCGTCAGACACTGCATCGCAGCCATGGTCTGGGGCCGGCGATCAACATTGGTGACTACCTCATCGGTCTGGGGTACCGGCTGGTCAACTCGACCGCGAAGACGCTGGGACCGGACGTCGCCTGCGACATCGTCGACAACATGGCCTCGGCCCATATCCGGCTGTGCGACGGGCAGGGAGCCGAAATGGCCTGGCAGAACGCTCCCGACTGGAACATCTCGCCGCTCGACGCCCTGCAGATCTACGCTCTCAAGACGTCCCCCGCCTTCGAAGCGGCCCTGTACGCCGGGCTCCGTATGGCCGGGCCGATTGATGCGTACGCCGAGGTGATCCCCCAGTTCTGTCGGCAGCTTGGCGTGGGCTTCCAGATCCTCAACGATCTGAACGACTGGCGGGGGGATCAGAACAACAAGCTCGTCGCCGGCCAGGACGCACTCGCACTGCGTCCGACGGTTCTGCTGGCCCTGGCCCTGCAGTCCGCCAGCGACGAACAGAAACGGGATCTCGAACAGATTCTCGGGTCCGCCGAGGAAGACGATCAGCTTCGCCTGGGGCGTCTCCGTCGCATCTTCTCGGCGACGGGTGCGTTCGAGAAAGCCCGGGCACTGGTCGACAAGTCCCGGCAGCGGGCCGAAGCGATTGCCGACGACGTCGAGCCGGAAGAGCTTCGCAAGCTGCTGTACTTCCTCGTCGATACCGTGCTTGCCGAAGAAGACGAGCCGCTCCCCGTGGCCGACGAGTCGCAGCCGCTGGTCAGCCTGCCGATCGTCTGA
- a CDS encoding flagellar biosynthetic protein FliQ, translating to MSLMTDIFREAIWTALALAAPVLLAILVVALVINIVQTAMQLQDPTLNLVPRLVAAAVTVLALLPWLLDRLTEYSADLYRNVTLGG from the coding sequence ATGTCACTGATGACCGACATCTTCCGCGAGGCAATCTGGACGGCCCTGGCCCTGGCGGCACCGGTGCTGCTGGCGATCCTGGTCGTGGCGCTGGTCATCAACATCGTGCAGACGGCCATGCAGCTGCAGGACCCGACGCTCAACCTCGTTCCCCGACTCGTTGCCGCCGCGGTCACCGTCCTGGCACTGCTGCCCTGGCTGCTGGACCGACTGACGGAGTACTCCGCCGATCTGTACCGCAATGTGACGCTCGGCGGTTGA
- a CDS encoding EscR/YscR/HrcR family type III secretion system export apparatus protein, producing the protein MDSVATWSSDALLAPGALGPTLKMFLLFSVLSLVPSLLIMTTCYVRIAVVLGILRQAWGIQQFPPQNVIAGLSLMLSATVMWPVWSTAYEQGIRPYTEGTYSTDDERRAAFSTAVTDTLTPIRDFMSRQIEATGNEAAIDLLMQYHAQASGKPADAPAYYEDVPLSVLLPAYMLSELKTAFVIGIQLFLPFVIIDLVVAAITAASGLAMLPPTLVSLPLKLLLFVLIDGWYLTVELLLNSIQPLG; encoded by the coding sequence ATGGATAGCGTGGCGACGTGGTCGTCGGACGCACTGCTGGCCCCCGGAGCGCTCGGGCCGACGCTGAAGATGTTCCTGCTCTTCAGCGTGCTCAGCCTCGTTCCGTCATTGCTGATCATGACGACCTGCTATGTCCGCATCGCGGTCGTTCTCGGAATCCTGCGGCAGGCATGGGGCATTCAGCAGTTTCCTCCGCAGAACGTCATCGCCGGCCTGAGCCTGATGCTCTCGGCAACCGTCATGTGGCCGGTCTGGTCGACCGCCTACGAGCAGGGAATCCGCCCTTACACCGAGGGGACGTACAGCACCGACGACGAGCGCCGCGCCGCCTTCAGCACTGCGGTGACAGACACGCTCACCCCCATCCGAGACTTCATGAGCCGGCAGATCGAAGCGACCGGCAACGAAGCAGCCATCGACCTGCTGATGCAGTACCACGCGCAGGCCAGCGGCAAGCCTGCCGATGCCCCGGCGTACTACGAAGACGTTCCGCTGTCGGTGCTGCTGCCGGCCTACATGCTCAGCGAGCTGAAGACGGCGTTCGTGATCGGCATTCAGTTGTTCCTGCCGTTTGTCATCATCGACCTGGTCGTCGCCGCGATTACGGCTGCTTCCGGCCTGGCGATGCTGCCACCGACGCTGGTGTCGCTGCCGCTGAAGCTGCTGCTGTTCGTGCTGATCGACGGCTGGTACCTGACGGTCGAGCTGCTGCTCAACAGCATCCAGCCACTCGGCTGA
- a CDS encoding PIN/TRAM domain-containing protein, whose translation MLLLIIRVLYVCVCTGALATYTLSTHTGAPKVVTEHPVGSFLLMLIIALSILLLDLLIPRKRVEVISAIYFGLLIGVLLAYLMNLATQPLFAMQELFGAEGEAFRGGATLLSLMILPYLCITFLLQTKDQFRFVIPYVEFARELKGGRPMILDSSALIDGRIADVVDTNVIDAQFVVPQFILQEVQDIADSHDKVRRSRGRRGLDVLRRLQQDPKVDIKVHDDDTSKGMSVDQRLIEIAKQLNGRIVTNDLNLNKLAGVQGIDVINLNDVSNSLKPRFIPGEHVRLKIIKEGEGPGQGVGYLDDGTMVVVDQGIREIGKEVDTVVTSVLQNSAGRMIFCRLAAEVK comes from the coding sequence ATGCTCCTTTTGATCATCCGCGTCCTGTACGTCTGTGTGTGTACCGGTGCGCTGGCCACCTATACGCTCAGCACACACACAGGTGCCCCCAAAGTGGTGACGGAACACCCGGTCGGGTCGTTCCTGCTGATGCTCATCATCGCACTCTCCATCCTGCTGCTGGACCTCCTGATCCCCCGAAAGCGGGTCGAGGTCATCTCGGCGATTTACTTCGGGCTGCTGATCGGCGTGTTACTGGCGTACCTGATGAACCTGGCCACGCAGCCGCTGTTCGCCATGCAGGAACTGTTCGGAGCCGAAGGGGAAGCGTTTCGCGGCGGAGCCACGCTGCTGTCGCTGATGATCCTGCCTTACCTGTGCATCACGTTCCTGCTGCAGACGAAGGACCAGTTCCGGTTCGTCATCCCCTACGTCGAGTTTGCCCGCGAACTCAAAGGGGGACGTCCGATGATCCTCGACAGCAGCGCCCTCATTGACGGCCGCATCGCCGACGTGGTCGACACGAACGTCATCGATGCGCAGTTCGTGGTCCCGCAGTTCATCCTGCAGGAAGTGCAGGACATCGCCGACAGCCACGACAAGGTCCGCCGCAGCCGGGGCCGCCGCGGACTCGACGTGCTTCGTCGACTGCAGCAGGACCCGAAGGTCGACATCAAGGTCCACGACGACGACACCAGCAAGGGGATGTCGGTCGACCAGCGGCTGATCGAGATTGCCAAGCAGCTCAACGGCCGGATCGTCACCAACGACCTCAACCTCAACAAGCTGGCCGGCGTGCAGGGAATCGACGTCATCAACCTCAACGACGTCTCCAACTCGCTCAAGCCGCGGTTTATCCCCGGCGAGCACGTGCGGCTCAAGATCATCAAGGAAGGCGAGGGGCCGGGCCAGGGGGTCGGCTACCTCGACGACGGGACGATGGTCGTCGTCGATCAGGGAATCCGCGAAATCGGCAAGGAGGTCGATACGGTCGTGACCAGCGTGCTGCAGAACAGCGCCGGTCGCATGATCTTCTGCCGACTCGCCGCCGAAGTGAAATGA
- a CDS encoding prenyltransferase/squalene oxidase repeat-containing protein, which yields MRPSDPADRIEQAFQTVRETLLADRNRAGHWEGELSTSALSTATAVMALEMVRRDGSSAVASAEQIAELIDGGLRWLASHQNENGGWGDTTLSVSNISTSMLAHAVFHATGRTDDFPDVVKRAADYVDRCGGVPAVVARYGKDRTFSVPILTHCALAGLVDWKEITPLPFELSCLPARFYKTVRLPVVSYALPALIAIGQVRHHHRKPWFLPWRWVRNAARKPSLRVLERIQPEGGGFLEATPLTSFVTMSLAGMGLGDHPVARRGLQFIIDSVRPDGSWPIDTNLATWVTTLSVNALEETLPAADRESIARWLLEQQYRTVHPYTNADPGGWAWTDLPGGVPDADDTPGAMLAVMRLFAAAERDGQSPEAWSVEGTTVDACLTNAARWLLDLQNRDGGWPTFCRGWGTLPFDRSSADITAHGLRALHEWTAWCAARSGCNTADEVSGLLRRARSAIQRGFQFLSCRQREDGSWLPLWFGNQFGTDDENPLYGTTRVLAAYRDCARMDAPAARRGFDWLRSQQNEDGGWGGARGIPSSVEETALATEILLADPAGQEHALRGLDWLVERIEDGRWTAPTPIGFYFAKLWYFERLYPMVFTVAALRQAREQATSGTAPALTEQM from the coding sequence ATGAGACCCTCCGACCCCGCCGATCGAATCGAGCAGGCCTTCCAGACAGTACGCGAGACGCTCCTTGCCGATCGCAACCGGGCCGGACACTGGGAAGGGGAACTTTCCACTTCGGCCCTGTCGACCGCGACAGCCGTCATGGCTCTCGAGATGGTCCGTCGGGACGGCTCCTCTGCCGTTGCTTCGGCCGAGCAGATCGCGGAACTGATCGACGGCGGACTTCGCTGGCTCGCCTCCCACCAGAACGAAAACGGGGGATGGGGCGACACGACGCTCAGCGTCAGCAACATCTCCACGTCGATGCTGGCTCACGCCGTCTTTCATGCGACGGGTCGCACCGACGACTTCCCCGACGTCGTCAAACGTGCTGCCGACTACGTCGACCGCTGCGGAGGAGTGCCGGCGGTCGTCGCCCGCTACGGCAAGGACCGGACGTTCTCCGTTCCGATCCTCACGCACTGTGCGCTGGCGGGACTCGTCGACTGGAAAGAGATCACGCCGCTGCCGTTCGAGCTCTCCTGCCTGCCGGCCCGATTCTACAAGACCGTCCGTCTGCCGGTCGTCAGCTACGCGCTGCCAGCGCTGATCGCCATCGGCCAGGTCCGACATCATCACCGCAAGCCGTGGTTTCTTCCCTGGCGGTGGGTTCGCAACGCCGCCCGCAAGCCGAGCCTGCGCGTGCTCGAACGGATCCAGCCCGAAGGGGGCGGCTTTCTCGAAGCGACCCCGCTGACCAGTTTCGTCACGATGAGTCTCGCCGGCATGGGGCTGGGCGATCACCCGGTCGCCCGCCGCGGACTGCAGTTCATCATCGACTCGGTCCGTCCGGATGGTTCGTGGCCGATTGACACGAATCTCGCCACCTGGGTGACGACGCTGTCGGTCAACGCTCTGGAAGAGACGCTTCCCGCTGCCGACCGCGAGTCGATTGCCCGCTGGCTGCTCGAGCAGCAATACCGGACCGTTCACCCGTACACCAATGCCGACCCGGGTGGATGGGCCTGGACCGATCTGCCCGGCGGCGTACCTGATGCCGACGACACCCCCGGCGCGATGCTGGCGGTCATGCGGCTGTTTGCCGCGGCCGAACGGGACGGACAGTCTCCCGAGGCATGGTCGGTCGAAGGAACGACGGTCGACGCGTGTCTGACCAACGCTGCCCGGTGGCTGCTCGACCTGCAGAATCGCGACGGAGGCTGGCCGACCTTCTGTCGCGGGTGGGGGACGCTGCCGTTCGATCGCAGCTCCGCCGATATCACCGCCCACGGCCTGCGGGCCCTGCACGAATGGACCGCATGGTGTGCGGCACGCTCGGGATGCAACACCGCCGACGAAGTGTCCGGTCTGCTCCGTCGCGCCCGATCCGCGATCCAGCGGGGATTCCAGTTTCTGTCGTGCCGCCAGCGCGAAGACGGCTCCTGGCTGCCTCTGTGGTTCGGCAACCAGTTTGGAACGGATGACGAGAATCCGCTCTACGGAACAACTCGGGTACTGGCCGCGTACCGCGACTGTGCGAGAATGGACGCGCCCGCCGCGCGCCGCGGGTTCGACTGGCTGCGGAGTCAGCAGAACGAAGACGGCGGCTGGGGCGGAGCACGTGGAATTCCGTCGAGTGTGGAAGAGACCGCTCTGGCAACAGAGATCCTGCTGGCCGATCCGGCCGGACAGGAACACGCCCTTCGGGGTCTCGACTGGCTCGTCGAACGAATCGAGGACGGTCGCTGGACTGCCCCGACCCCCATTGGTTTCTATTTCGCCAAATTATGGTATTTTGAGCGATTGTACCCGATGGTGTTTACGGTGGCGGCTTTGCGGCAAGCCCGCGAGCAGGCCACGTCCGGTACCGCGCCCGCACTGACAGAACAGATGTAG
- a CDS encoding flagellar biosynthetic protein FliR, giving the protein MTSRLFDSIDPTALEALTALALTVGTPLLLATARIAGLVQAAPVTGDRTVPLRTRLALAACLALLVLPVLTAHGRPAEAIAANVGNAGDSGWPATAGDSGGSTRVARSDPGHPAADAPPSGHSTASLAEAALILMLAGEFLLGYLLGTGVRLILAGLQLAGNVIDPQAGLAIGQTWNPLTASQNSLTGSLIVLAGLAAFLLPPFHGDLVLVAALLDSFAAIPVGGAVAVDSVPVLVATWMQQSTSLALRIAAPFLATVSLVTLSAAFLARGSGGMARSGLAIAPRIGVSLVVLGLSLGGAMDAVVISVQDAIGWTLNLLASG; this is encoded by the coding sequence GTGACCTCACGACTTTTCGACTCCATTGACCCGACCGCTCTCGAAGCGTTGACCGCCCTCGCATTGACGGTCGGCACACCGCTGCTGCTCGCCACGGCACGCATCGCCGGCCTCGTGCAGGCCGCTCCCGTCACCGGCGACCGGACGGTTCCGCTCCGCACGCGCCTCGCGCTGGCCGCCTGTCTGGCGCTGCTCGTTCTGCCCGTTCTTACTGCGCATGGTCGGCCGGCAGAAGCCATCGCGGCGAACGTCGGGAATGCCGGCGATTCCGGTTGGCCAGCAACAGCAGGCGATTCCGGGGGCTCCACTCGCGTGGCTCGTTCCGACCCCGGCCACCCCGCCGCAGATGCCCCCCCCTCCGGCCACTCTACAGCGAGCCTGGCCGAGGCGGCACTGATCCTGATGCTCGCCGGTGAGTTCCTGCTGGGCTACCTGCTCGGAACCGGTGTGCGGCTGATCCTGGCGGGACTGCAACTGGCGGGCAACGTGATCGATCCGCAGGCGGGCCTGGCGATCGGACAGACCTGGAATCCCCTCACCGCTTCGCAAAATTCTCTCACAGGCAGCCTGATCGTGCTGGCCGGCCTGGCCGCGTTTCTGCTTCCGCCGTTTCACGGCGACCTGGTGCTGGTCGCGGCACTGCTCGATTCGTTTGCCGCGATCCCGGTTGGCGGTGCCGTCGCAGTCGATTCTGTCCCGGTCCTGGTGGCGACCTGGATGCAGCAGTCCACGAGTTTGGCGCTTCGCATCGCAGCGCCGTTTCTTGCGACCGTTTCGCTGGTCACCCTCTCGGCAGCATTCCTGGCCCGGGGGTCCGGCGGAATGGCCCGCAGCGGACTGGCGATCGCGCCCCGCATTGGCGTCAGCCTGGTCGTCCTGGGACTCTCACTCGGCGGCGCGATGGATGCTGTTGTCATCTCGGTTCAGGACGCCATCGGCTGGACACTCAACCTGCTCGCAAGCGGGTAG
- a CDS encoding DUF309 domain-containing protein: MAQSAAKFVRLLPATELPRYTHIPGRGTPHPYRDPRGHSYNRKPPQPRPLHEERWAENRSYLLALDFFNLGFYWEAHDEWDRLWRASGPDTTVGRFLKGLVKLAAAGIKVREESIHGVRRHAASAGEVFADVAAESDQDRFCGLEFTTLQFAADRAAQLVYPAELEPGRPLRVFPFLLLPEPIPLS, translated from the coding sequence ATGGCGCAGAGCGCTGCCAAATTTGTTCGACTGCTACCTGCAACTGAGCTGCCGCGGTATACGCACATTCCCGGGCGGGGGACACCCCACCCTTATCGCGATCCGCGCGGTCACAGTTACAACCGCAAGCCGCCCCAGCCGCGTCCCCTGCACGAAGAACGCTGGGCCGAGAACCGCTCGTACCTGCTGGCTCTCGACTTCTTCAATCTGGGCTTCTACTGGGAAGCTCATGATGAATGGGATCGCCTGTGGCGTGCGTCCGGTCCGGATACGACCGTGGGGCGATTCCTGAAGGGGCTGGTGAAGCTGGCCGCCGCCGGAATCAAGGTCCGCGAAGAGAGTATCCATGGTGTCCGGCGTCACGCGGCTTCGGCCGGTGAAGTGTTCGCCGACGTCGCTGCCGAATCGGACCAGGACCGGTTCTGCGGTCTGGAATTCACGACGCTGCAGTTTGCCGCAGACCGGGCCGCCCAGCTCGTGTATCCCGCGGAACTGGAACCTGGACGCCCGCTACGGGTGTTCCCGTTCCTGCTGCTTCCCGAGCCGATTCCGCTCTCCTGA